TGATCCGAGCGCTCGTCCTCATCCTCACCGTGCATCTGCTCGCCTGCGGAGGTTCGACGCCGGGTGCCGCGAGGCCGGGCGGCGAAACCGGTGGCGCCAGCGGGGACGAGCGCGCCGATGATGGAACGGCCGACGACGCAACGGCATCGCCCGACAAGCCCGGCCGCAAGGCGCGTGATTCGGGCGAGTTCGCGATCAATCACGGCGACGCATCGTCGCGCCCGACGAACGCCAAGCTCAAGGCCACGGACACCGAGGCCGCGGTCCGGTTCTTCGTCATCGACAAGGACAAGGGGCCGATCGCGGGGATCGTCATCTCGCTGACCGCGCCCACCGGCGAGAAGTACTACACCGGGGAGACCGACGCCGAGGGGTTCGCGGAGGTGCTGGTCCCGATCGGCGCGAAGTACGACCTGATCTACTTGAGCCTCGGCCGTCGCGACGTCGCCGCGCAGGTCGCGGTCGCGGACGAGCCGCGCCTCAACCTGAAGCTCACGCTGCGC
The genomic region above belongs to Myxococcales bacterium and contains:
- a CDS encoding OmpA family protein: MIRALVLILTVHLLACGGSTPGAARPGGETGGASGDERADDGTADDATASPDKPGRKARDSGEFAINHGDASSRPTNAKLKATDTEAAVRFFVIDKDKGPIAGIVISLTAPTGEKYYTGETDAEGFAEVLVPIGAKYDLIYLSLGRRDVAAQVAVADEPRLNLKLTLRYKREDLVAPPIVAATPSEPAPSEPPPRFVLQDVQFETGKATLTGDSHARLDSVVEYMAHKPSATFEISGHTDNVGSKKKNKRLSQERADAVRAYLVAKGIEASRIQAVGYGDERPIAPNDTPDGRQQNRRIEAMESL